In one window of Gopherus evgoodei ecotype Sinaloan lineage unplaced genomic scaffold, rGopEvg1_v1.p scaffold_40_arrow_ctg1, whole genome shotgun sequence DNA:
- the DNMT1 gene encoding DNA (cytosine-5)-methyltransferase 1 isoform X1, which yields MNVGRRSCLCPEGKAMGAPNAYVAGGTGRKLVACNTCSLCPQECVKEKLSLVHGFLQADAQNQLSDLETKLHREELSEEGYLARVKALLSKELSVENGDAAALSQKSNGCSENGAYGSDEDSERAGPEGEEDSAMEMEEAVASSSSSLATMSKTRKARRSKSNGENKKSPASSRVTRSSGRQPTILALFSKGSNKRKSDEVNGEVKQETNPEKEEEELEEKEQDEKRIKIETKEGSEIKEEATQVKTAPPAKTTPPKCVDCRQYLDDPDLKFFQGDPDDALEEPEMLTDERLSIFDANEDGFESYEDLPQHKVTSFSVYDKKGHLCPFDTGLIERNIELYFSGAVKPIYDDNPCLDGGVRAKKLGPINAWWITGFDGGERALIGFTTAFADYILMDPSEEYAPTFALMQEKIYMSKIVVEFLQNNPDVSYEDLLNKIETTVPPAGLNFNRFTEDSLLRHAQFVVEQVESYDEAGDSDEPPVLITPCMRDLIKLAGVTLGKRRAARRQAIRHPTKIDKDKGPTKATTTKLVYLIFDTFFSEQIEKNEREEDKENAMKRRRCGVCEVCQQPECGKCKACQNMVKFGGSGRSKQACLQRRCPNLAVREADEDEEVDDNIPEMPSPKKMLQGRKKKQNKSRISWVGEPIKRDGKKDYYQKVCIDSETLEVGDCVSVSPDEPSKPLYLARVTALWEDSSGQMFHAHWFCQGIDTVLGKTSDSLELFLVDECEDMQLSYIHGKVNVVYKAPSENWALEGGLDMEIKMVEDDGRTYFYQMWYDQEYARFESPPKLQPLEDNKYKFCMSCARLDEVRQKEILRVMEPQEEVDGKMFYGLATKNGVQYRIGDGVFLLPEAFSFSMKLASPAKRPKKEAVDEELYPEHYRKSSEYIKGSNQDAPEPYRVGRIKEIFCSIRNNGKPNEADIKLRVYKFYRPENTHKSMKASYHSDINLLYWSDEEVTLDFKAVQGRCRVEYGEDLTECIQDYSASGSDRFYFLEAYNAKTKSFEDPPNHARRAGSKGKGKGKGKGKGKSASASEQSRQEAAEVKLPKLRTLDVFSGCGGLSEGFHQAGISETLWAIEMWDPAAQAFRLNNPGTTVFTEDCNVLLKLVMSGEKTNSLGQKLPQKGDVEMLCGGPPCQGFSGMNRFNSRTYSKFKNSLVVSFLSYCDYYRPRFFLLENVRNFVSFKRSMVLKLTLRCLVRMGYQCTFGVLQAGQYGVAQTRRRAIVLAAAPGEKLPMFPEPLHVFAPRACQLSVVVDDKKFVSNITRTYSGPFRTITVRDTMSDLPEIRNGASALEISYNGEPQSWFQRQIRGSQYQPILRDHICKDMSALVAARMRHVPLAPGSDWRDLPNIEVRLSDGTTTRKLRYTHHEKKNGRSSTGALRGVCSCAEGKPCDPADRQFNTLIPWCLPHTGNRHNHWAGLYGRLEWDGFFSTTVTNPEPMGKQGRVLHPEQHRVVSVRECARSQGFPDTYRLFGNVLDKHRQVGNAVPPPLAKSIGLEIKSCVLAKMKEEATDNSKPEKMDTLD from the exons atgAACGTCGGGCGCAGAAGCTGCCTGTGCCCAGAAGGAAAGGCCATGGGAGCACCCAATGCCTATGTGGCTGGGGGAACTGGTCGCAAGCTTGTTGCCTGTAACACCTGCTCCTTGTGCCCTCAGGAGTGCGTGAAGGAGAAGCTGAGTCTGGTCCATGGCTTCCTACAAGCAGATGCACAGAATCAGCTGAGCGACCTCGAGACCAAGCTGCACAGAGAGGAGCTGTCggag GAGGGGTACCTGGCCCGGGTGAAGGCCTTGCTCAGCAAAGAGCTGTCGGTGGAGAACGGGGACGCCGCAGCGCTCAGCCAGAAATCCAACGGATGCTCCGAGAATGGCGCCTATGGCAGCGACGAGGACTCAGAGAGAGCCGGCCCTGAGGGGGAGGAGGACAGTGCTATGGAGATGGAGGAAGCCGTGGCATCCTCCTCCTCGTCATTGGCAACCATGTCAAAAACCCGCAAAGCCAGGAGGAGCAAATCCAACGGCGAGAACAAAA AATCCCCAGCCAGTTCCAGGGTGACCCGGAGCTCTGGCAGGCAGCCGACCATCCTAGCTCTGTTTTCCAAAGG ATCCAACAAACGCAAATCGGACGAGGTGAACGGAGAAGTGAAGCAAGAAACGAATccagagaaggaggaagaagagcTAGAAGAGAAG GAGCAGGatgaaaaaagaattaaaattgaAACCAAAGAAGG GTCTGAGATAAAAGAGGAAGCTACGCAGGTTAAAACCGCACCGCCTGCTAAA ACCACGCCTCCCAAGTGTGTCGACTGCAGACAGTACCTGGACGATCCCGACCTCAAGTTCTTCCAGGGGGATCCCGACGATGCG ctggagGAGCCGGAGATGCTGACAGACGAGCGCTTGTCCATTTTTGATGCCAATGAAGATGGGTTTGAAAGTTATGAGGATTTGCCCCAGCACAAAGTGACCTCCTTCAG CGTCTACGACAAAAAGGGTCATTTGTGTCCGTTTGACACCGGGCTCATAGAGAGGAACATAGAACTGTACTTCAGTGGTGCTGTGAAACCAATATATGACGACAACCCTTGTCTAGATG GTGGCGTCCGAGCCAAGAAACTAGGTCCCATAAATGCTTGGTGGATCACTGGGTTTGACGGAGGAGAAAGAGCCTTGATCGGCTTCACTACAG cctTTGCGGATTACATTCTCATGGATCCCAGCGAGGAATATGCTCCCACCTTTGCCTTAATGCAGGAGAAGATCTACATGAGTAAAATTGTTGTGGAATTCCTCCAGAACAATCCCGATGTCAGCTATGAGGACTTGCTGAACAAGATCGAG AcaacagtgcctcctgctgggctgaacTTCAACCGCTTCACGGAGGACTCTCTGCTGCGGCACGCCCAGTTCGTGGTGGAGCAGGTGGAGAGCTACGATGAGGCTGGAGACAGTGATGAGCCGCCCGTCCTCATCACGCCGTGCATGAGAGACCTGATCAAACTGGCGGGCGTCACCCTGGGGAAGAG GCGAGCGGCGAGGAGACAGGCCATTCGGCATCCCACCAAGATAGACAAGGACAAAGGGCCCACCAAGGCCACCACCACCAAGCTGGTGTACCTCATCTTCGACACCTTCTTCTCGGAGCAGATCGAGAAGAACGAGAGAGAGGAAGACAAGGAGAACGCCATGAAGCGCCGGCGCTGCGGCGTGTGTGAG gTCTGTCAGCAGCCCGAGTGTGGAAAGTGCAAAGCCTGCCAGAACATGGTCAAGTTTGGTGGTAGTGGACGGAGCAAGCAAGCCTGCCTGCAGAGGAG GTGCCCCAATCTGGCCGTCAGAGAAGCAGATGAAGACGAGGAGGTGGACGATAACATCCCCGAAATGCCGTCCCCCAAAAAAATGCTCCAGGGAAGGAAGAAGAAGCAGAATAAAAGCAGGATTTCCTGGGTGGGGGAGCCAATCAAG CGCGACGGGAAGAAGGACTATTACCAGAAGGTTTGCATTGATTCCGAGACCCTGGAGGTGGGGGACTGCGTTTCCGTCAGCCCCGACGAGCCCTCCAAGCCTCTCTACCTAGCCAG AGTCACTGCGCTGTGGGAAGACAGCAGTGGACAAATGTTCCATGCCCACTGGTTCTGCCAGGGCATCGACACTGTCCTGGGAAAGACCTCGGACTCGTTGGAGCTCTTCCTGGTGGACGAGTGCGAGGACATGCAGCTGTCCTACATCCACGGCAAAGTGAACGTTGTCTACAAGGCTCCCTCGGAGAACTGGGCCTTGGAG GGGGGGCTGGACATGGAGATAAAGATGGTGGAAGACGACGGCAGAACCTATTTCTACCAAATGTGGTATGATCAAGAGTATGCCAGGTTCGAGTCTCCTCCGAAGCTCCAGCCCTTGGAAGACAACAAGTACAA GTTCTGTATGAGCTGCGCTCGCTTGGACGAGGTGAGGCAGAAGGAAATACTCAGAGTCATGGAGCCCCAAGAGGAGGTGGACGGGAAGATGTTTTACGGCCTGGCGACAAAGAACGGGGTGCAGTACAGGATAGGGGATGGCGTCTTCCTGCTGCCGGAGGCTTTCTCCTTCAG catgAAGCTGGCCAGCCCAGCCAAGCGCCCCAAGAAGGAGGCTGTGGATGAGGAGCTGTACCCAGAGCACTACCGCAAGTCCTCCGAGTACATCAAGGGCAGCAACCAGGACGCCCCGGAGCCGTACCGCGTGGGCCGCATCAAGGAGATCTTCTGCAGCATACGCAACAATGGCAAGCCCAACGAAGCTGACATCAAGCTGCGGGTCTACAAGTTCTACAG GCCTGAGAATACCCACAAGTCCATGAAAGCAAGTTACCACTCGGACATCAACCTGCTGTACTGGAGCGATGAGGAGGTGACGCTGGACTTCAAGGCCGTGCAGGGCCGCTGCAGGGTGGAGTACGGAGAGGACCTGACGGAATGTATTCAGGACTATTCTGCCAGCGGGTCTGACCGTTTCTACTTCCTAGAG GCTTACAATGCAAAAACCAAGAGCTTTGAAGACCCCCCGAACCATGCCCGCCGAGCTGGCAGTAAAGGCAAGGGCAAAGGCAAAGGCAAAG GCAAAGGCAAGTCGGCGTCTGCCTCGGAGCAAAGCAGACAGGAGGCTGCCGAGGTGAAGCTGCCCAAACTGCGCACCCTGGACGTGTTCTCGGGCTGCGGGGGCCTGTCTGAGGGATTCCACCAAGCAG GGATCTCGGAGACGCTGTGGGCCATCGAGATGTGGGATCCGGCTGCCCAGGCCTTCCGCCTCAATAATCCCGGCACCACGGTGTTCACCGAGGACTGCAATGTGCTGCTGAAGCTGGTCATGTCTGGTGAGAAGACCAACTCGCTGGGCCAGAAGCTCCCGCAGAAGGGGGACGTGGAGATGCTGTGCGGCGGCCCGCCCTGCCAGGGCTTCAGCGGCATGAATCGCTTCAACTCCCGCACCTACTCCAAGTTCAAGAACTCCCTGGTGGTCTCCTTTCTCAG TTACTGTGACTACTACAGACCCAGGTTCTTCCTGCTGGAGAATGTGAGGAACTTTGTCTCCTTCAAGCGCTCCATGGTGCTGAAGCTCACCCTGCGGTGCCTCGTGCGAATGGGCTACCAGTGCACCTTCGGGGTGCTGCAG GCGGGTCAGTACGGCGTGGCCCAGACACGCCGAAGGGCCATCGTCCTCGCTGCGGCCCCTGGAGAGAAGCTGCCCATGTTCCCTGAGCCCCTGCATGTGTTCGCACCCCGGGCCTGCCAGCTGAGCGTCGTGGTGGACGACAAGAAGTTTGTCAGCAATATCACCAG AACGTACTCAGGGCCCTTCCGAACCATCACGGTCCGGGACACCATGTCCGACCTGCCGGAGATCAGGAACGGCGCCTCGGCACTCGAGATCTCTTACAATGGGGAGCCGCAGTCCTGGTTCCAGCGGCAAATCAGGGGCTCGCAGTATCAACCCATCCTCAGGGATCACATCTGCAAG GACATGAGCGCGCTGGTAGCTGCTCGGATGAGGCACGTTCCCCTGGCCCCGGGCTCAGACTGGCGCGACCTGCCCAACATCGAGGTGCGGCTGTCGGACGGCACCACCACCCGGAAGCTGCGGTACACTCACCATGAGAAGAAGAATGGACGCAGCAGCACTGGAGCGTTGCGGGGGGTGTGCTCCTGCGCAGAAG GTAAACCATGCGACCCGGCAGACCGACAGTTCAACACCCTCATCCCCTGGTGCCTGCCCCACACCGGCAATCGGCACAACCATTGGGCCGGACTGTATGGCAGGCTAGAGTGGGACGGCTTCTTCAGCACCACCGTCACCAACCCGGAGCCCATGGGCAAACAG GGCCGAGTGCTTCATCCGGAGCAGCACCGGGTGGTGAGCGTGCGGGAGTGTGCGCGATCCCAGGGCTTCCCGGACACCTAcaggctctttggcaatgtcctGGACAAACACAGACAG GTTGGCAACGCAGTGCCTCCGCCTCTGGCGAAATCCATCGGGCTGGAGATCAAGTCGTGTGTGTTGGCAAAAATGAAAGAGGAGGCCACAG
- the DNMT1 gene encoding DNA (cytosine-5)-methyltransferase 1 isoform X2 → MAAPGTSQTDNATVPEGPRGPSEECVKEKLSLVHGFLQADAQNQLSDLETKLHREELSEEGYLARVKALLSKELSVENGDAAALSQKSNGCSENGAYGSDEDSERAGPEGEEDSAMEMEEAVASSSSSLATMSKTRKARRSKSNGENKKSPASSRVTRSSGRQPTILALFSKGSNKRKSDEVNGEVKQETNPEKEEEELEEKEQDEKRIKIETKEGSEIKEEATQVKTAPPAKTTPPKCVDCRQYLDDPDLKFFQGDPDDALEEPEMLTDERLSIFDANEDGFESYEDLPQHKVTSFSVYDKKGHLCPFDTGLIERNIELYFSGAVKPIYDDNPCLDGGVRAKKLGPINAWWITGFDGGERALIGFTTAFADYILMDPSEEYAPTFALMQEKIYMSKIVVEFLQNNPDVSYEDLLNKIETTVPPAGLNFNRFTEDSLLRHAQFVVEQVESYDEAGDSDEPPVLITPCMRDLIKLAGVTLGKRRAARRQAIRHPTKIDKDKGPTKATTTKLVYLIFDTFFSEQIEKNEREEDKENAMKRRRCGVCEVCQQPECGKCKACQNMVKFGGSGRSKQACLQRRCPNLAVREADEDEEVDDNIPEMPSPKKMLQGRKKKQNKSRISWVGEPIKRDGKKDYYQKVCIDSETLEVGDCVSVSPDEPSKPLYLARVTALWEDSSGQMFHAHWFCQGIDTVLGKTSDSLELFLVDECEDMQLSYIHGKVNVVYKAPSENWALEGGLDMEIKMVEDDGRTYFYQMWYDQEYARFESPPKLQPLEDNKYKFCMSCARLDEVRQKEILRVMEPQEEVDGKMFYGLATKNGVQYRIGDGVFLLPEAFSFSMKLASPAKRPKKEAVDEELYPEHYRKSSEYIKGSNQDAPEPYRVGRIKEIFCSIRNNGKPNEADIKLRVYKFYRPENTHKSMKASYHSDINLLYWSDEEVTLDFKAVQGRCRVEYGEDLTECIQDYSASGSDRFYFLEAYNAKTKSFEDPPNHARRAGSKGKGKGKGKGKGKSASASEQSRQEAAEVKLPKLRTLDVFSGCGGLSEGFHQAGISETLWAIEMWDPAAQAFRLNNPGTTVFTEDCNVLLKLVMSGEKTNSLGQKLPQKGDVEMLCGGPPCQGFSGMNRFNSRTYSKFKNSLVVSFLSYCDYYRPRFFLLENVRNFVSFKRSMVLKLTLRCLVRMGYQCTFGVLQAGQYGVAQTRRRAIVLAAAPGEKLPMFPEPLHVFAPRACQLSVVVDDKKFVSNITRTYSGPFRTITVRDTMSDLPEIRNGASALEISYNGEPQSWFQRQIRGSQYQPILRDHICKDMSALVAARMRHVPLAPGSDWRDLPNIEVRLSDGTTTRKLRYTHHEKKNGRSSTGALRGVCSCAEGKPCDPADRQFNTLIPWCLPHTGNRHNHWAGLYGRLEWDGFFSTTVTNPEPMGKQGRVLHPEQHRVVSVRECARSQGFPDTYRLFGNVLDKHRQVGNAVPPPLAKSIGLEIKSCVLAKMKEEATDNSKPEKMDTLD, encoded by the exons ATGGCAGCTCCTGGAACCTCACAAACAGACAATGCAACAGTTCCAGAAGGTCCCAGAGGCCCATCTGAG GAGTGCGTGAAGGAGAAGCTGAGTCTGGTCCATGGCTTCCTACAAGCAGATGCACAGAATCAGCTGAGCGACCTCGAGACCAAGCTGCACAGAGAGGAGCTGTCggag GAGGGGTACCTGGCCCGGGTGAAGGCCTTGCTCAGCAAAGAGCTGTCGGTGGAGAACGGGGACGCCGCAGCGCTCAGCCAGAAATCCAACGGATGCTCCGAGAATGGCGCCTATGGCAGCGACGAGGACTCAGAGAGAGCCGGCCCTGAGGGGGAGGAGGACAGTGCTATGGAGATGGAGGAAGCCGTGGCATCCTCCTCCTCGTCATTGGCAACCATGTCAAAAACCCGCAAAGCCAGGAGGAGCAAATCCAACGGCGAGAACAAAA AATCCCCAGCCAGTTCCAGGGTGACCCGGAGCTCTGGCAGGCAGCCGACCATCCTAGCTCTGTTTTCCAAAGG ATCCAACAAACGCAAATCGGACGAGGTGAACGGAGAAGTGAAGCAAGAAACGAATccagagaaggaggaagaagagcTAGAAGAGAAG GAGCAGGatgaaaaaagaattaaaattgaAACCAAAGAAGG GTCTGAGATAAAAGAGGAAGCTACGCAGGTTAAAACCGCACCGCCTGCTAAA ACCACGCCTCCCAAGTGTGTCGACTGCAGACAGTACCTGGACGATCCCGACCTCAAGTTCTTCCAGGGGGATCCCGACGATGCG ctggagGAGCCGGAGATGCTGACAGACGAGCGCTTGTCCATTTTTGATGCCAATGAAGATGGGTTTGAAAGTTATGAGGATTTGCCCCAGCACAAAGTGACCTCCTTCAG CGTCTACGACAAAAAGGGTCATTTGTGTCCGTTTGACACCGGGCTCATAGAGAGGAACATAGAACTGTACTTCAGTGGTGCTGTGAAACCAATATATGACGACAACCCTTGTCTAGATG GTGGCGTCCGAGCCAAGAAACTAGGTCCCATAAATGCTTGGTGGATCACTGGGTTTGACGGAGGAGAAAGAGCCTTGATCGGCTTCACTACAG cctTTGCGGATTACATTCTCATGGATCCCAGCGAGGAATATGCTCCCACCTTTGCCTTAATGCAGGAGAAGATCTACATGAGTAAAATTGTTGTGGAATTCCTCCAGAACAATCCCGATGTCAGCTATGAGGACTTGCTGAACAAGATCGAG AcaacagtgcctcctgctgggctgaacTTCAACCGCTTCACGGAGGACTCTCTGCTGCGGCACGCCCAGTTCGTGGTGGAGCAGGTGGAGAGCTACGATGAGGCTGGAGACAGTGATGAGCCGCCCGTCCTCATCACGCCGTGCATGAGAGACCTGATCAAACTGGCGGGCGTCACCCTGGGGAAGAG GCGAGCGGCGAGGAGACAGGCCATTCGGCATCCCACCAAGATAGACAAGGACAAAGGGCCCACCAAGGCCACCACCACCAAGCTGGTGTACCTCATCTTCGACACCTTCTTCTCGGAGCAGATCGAGAAGAACGAGAGAGAGGAAGACAAGGAGAACGCCATGAAGCGCCGGCGCTGCGGCGTGTGTGAG gTCTGTCAGCAGCCCGAGTGTGGAAAGTGCAAAGCCTGCCAGAACATGGTCAAGTTTGGTGGTAGTGGACGGAGCAAGCAAGCCTGCCTGCAGAGGAG GTGCCCCAATCTGGCCGTCAGAGAAGCAGATGAAGACGAGGAGGTGGACGATAACATCCCCGAAATGCCGTCCCCCAAAAAAATGCTCCAGGGAAGGAAGAAGAAGCAGAATAAAAGCAGGATTTCCTGGGTGGGGGAGCCAATCAAG CGCGACGGGAAGAAGGACTATTACCAGAAGGTTTGCATTGATTCCGAGACCCTGGAGGTGGGGGACTGCGTTTCCGTCAGCCCCGACGAGCCCTCCAAGCCTCTCTACCTAGCCAG AGTCACTGCGCTGTGGGAAGACAGCAGTGGACAAATGTTCCATGCCCACTGGTTCTGCCAGGGCATCGACACTGTCCTGGGAAAGACCTCGGACTCGTTGGAGCTCTTCCTGGTGGACGAGTGCGAGGACATGCAGCTGTCCTACATCCACGGCAAAGTGAACGTTGTCTACAAGGCTCCCTCGGAGAACTGGGCCTTGGAG GGGGGGCTGGACATGGAGATAAAGATGGTGGAAGACGACGGCAGAACCTATTTCTACCAAATGTGGTATGATCAAGAGTATGCCAGGTTCGAGTCTCCTCCGAAGCTCCAGCCCTTGGAAGACAACAAGTACAA GTTCTGTATGAGCTGCGCTCGCTTGGACGAGGTGAGGCAGAAGGAAATACTCAGAGTCATGGAGCCCCAAGAGGAGGTGGACGGGAAGATGTTTTACGGCCTGGCGACAAAGAACGGGGTGCAGTACAGGATAGGGGATGGCGTCTTCCTGCTGCCGGAGGCTTTCTCCTTCAG catgAAGCTGGCCAGCCCAGCCAAGCGCCCCAAGAAGGAGGCTGTGGATGAGGAGCTGTACCCAGAGCACTACCGCAAGTCCTCCGAGTACATCAAGGGCAGCAACCAGGACGCCCCGGAGCCGTACCGCGTGGGCCGCATCAAGGAGATCTTCTGCAGCATACGCAACAATGGCAAGCCCAACGAAGCTGACATCAAGCTGCGGGTCTACAAGTTCTACAG GCCTGAGAATACCCACAAGTCCATGAAAGCAAGTTACCACTCGGACATCAACCTGCTGTACTGGAGCGATGAGGAGGTGACGCTGGACTTCAAGGCCGTGCAGGGCCGCTGCAGGGTGGAGTACGGAGAGGACCTGACGGAATGTATTCAGGACTATTCTGCCAGCGGGTCTGACCGTTTCTACTTCCTAGAG GCTTACAATGCAAAAACCAAGAGCTTTGAAGACCCCCCGAACCATGCCCGCCGAGCTGGCAGTAAAGGCAAGGGCAAAGGCAAAGGCAAAG GCAAAGGCAAGTCGGCGTCTGCCTCGGAGCAAAGCAGACAGGAGGCTGCCGAGGTGAAGCTGCCCAAACTGCGCACCCTGGACGTGTTCTCGGGCTGCGGGGGCCTGTCTGAGGGATTCCACCAAGCAG GGATCTCGGAGACGCTGTGGGCCATCGAGATGTGGGATCCGGCTGCCCAGGCCTTCCGCCTCAATAATCCCGGCACCACGGTGTTCACCGAGGACTGCAATGTGCTGCTGAAGCTGGTCATGTCTGGTGAGAAGACCAACTCGCTGGGCCAGAAGCTCCCGCAGAAGGGGGACGTGGAGATGCTGTGCGGCGGCCCGCCCTGCCAGGGCTTCAGCGGCATGAATCGCTTCAACTCCCGCACCTACTCCAAGTTCAAGAACTCCCTGGTGGTCTCCTTTCTCAG TTACTGTGACTACTACAGACCCAGGTTCTTCCTGCTGGAGAATGTGAGGAACTTTGTCTCCTTCAAGCGCTCCATGGTGCTGAAGCTCACCCTGCGGTGCCTCGTGCGAATGGGCTACCAGTGCACCTTCGGGGTGCTGCAG GCGGGTCAGTACGGCGTGGCCCAGACACGCCGAAGGGCCATCGTCCTCGCTGCGGCCCCTGGAGAGAAGCTGCCCATGTTCCCTGAGCCCCTGCATGTGTTCGCACCCCGGGCCTGCCAGCTGAGCGTCGTGGTGGACGACAAGAAGTTTGTCAGCAATATCACCAG AACGTACTCAGGGCCCTTCCGAACCATCACGGTCCGGGACACCATGTCCGACCTGCCGGAGATCAGGAACGGCGCCTCGGCACTCGAGATCTCTTACAATGGGGAGCCGCAGTCCTGGTTCCAGCGGCAAATCAGGGGCTCGCAGTATCAACCCATCCTCAGGGATCACATCTGCAAG GACATGAGCGCGCTGGTAGCTGCTCGGATGAGGCACGTTCCCCTGGCCCCGGGCTCAGACTGGCGCGACCTGCCCAACATCGAGGTGCGGCTGTCGGACGGCACCACCACCCGGAAGCTGCGGTACACTCACCATGAGAAGAAGAATGGACGCAGCAGCACTGGAGCGTTGCGGGGGGTGTGCTCCTGCGCAGAAG GTAAACCATGCGACCCGGCAGACCGACAGTTCAACACCCTCATCCCCTGGTGCCTGCCCCACACCGGCAATCGGCACAACCATTGGGCCGGACTGTATGGCAGGCTAGAGTGGGACGGCTTCTTCAGCACCACCGTCACCAACCCGGAGCCCATGGGCAAACAG GGCCGAGTGCTTCATCCGGAGCAGCACCGGGTGGTGAGCGTGCGGGAGTGTGCGCGATCCCAGGGCTTCCCGGACACCTAcaggctctttggcaatgtcctGGACAAACACAGACAG GTTGGCAACGCAGTGCCTCCGCCTCTGGCGAAATCCATCGGGCTGGAGATCAAGTCGTGTGTGTTGGCAAAAATGAAAGAGGAGGCCACAG